The Kitasatospora albolonga nucleotide sequence CCAGTCGTGCGCCCGTACGCAGACGAGGTCGACGACCTTGCGGTGGCCGCCGTCGTCCACCACCCGCTCCAGCATCTTGCCGAGGCCGGGGCCCACCTCCACCGCGTTCGCCCGCCGGGTGATGGCCTCGCCGACCACCGCCTGCACGTCCGAGTCCCGCAGCACGGTCAGCGCGCCGCGCAGCGCCGTCGCCAGCTCGGCGGTGACCCGGTCGGCGTTGGCCGGCTCCGCCAGCCACGCGCCGACCCTCCGGCCGACCCCCAGAGCGTGAATTCGGTCACGAATCACGTCTCCGGAGAGAAAGTTTTCGCCGACGAAGGAACCGAGGGACTGTCCCAGCTGATCCTTCTTGGTGGGGATGATGGCCGTGTGGGGGATGGGCAGGCCGAGCGGGCGCCGGAAGAGCGCCGTGACGGCGAACCAGTCCGCCAGAGCGCCCACCATCCCCGCCTCGGCAGCCGCCGCGACGTAGCCCGGCCAGCCCTCCACACCTGAGTGCTCCGCCCAGGTGGCCAGGACATAGACGAGCGCGACGAAGAGAAGGAGGCCGGTCGCCGTGATCTTCATGCGCCGGACGCCGCGCTGTTTCTCCTCGTCGGCGGCGGTGTACGCGAACGAGGCCAGCGGCCCCACCCCCAGCGGGCCCCCTCCGGCCCCGGACTTCCCGAACCCGGACTTCCCGGACCCGCCGGGCCCGGACTTCCCGGGGCCTCCCGTCGCCGCCCCAGGGCCGAGCTCCTTACGGGTCCCGGCCCGCGTCCCGGAACCGGCCGGTTCCCGTGACTCCCGTGACTCCCGTGGCTCGCCGGACTCCCGTGGCTCCCCGGACTCCTCTGGCTGCTGCACCGCGTCCTGCTCTCCGGAACCGGTCCGTTCCATGCGCTCCACCCGTCCGCGTACGCCTCGCCCCCGTGACGTACGCATTGTCCCTACTTCCCCTACTCCCGGGCCGCACGTCGAGTTCCCCGCGGCCTGTCGCATCATGGGAACAGAACGATCATCACAAGGAGAACCGCCGCACATGCCCAGCCGCCAGGGGTACGCCCTGCTCATCGCCCTTGTGGCGGGCACCGCCGTACTCGCCGCCGTCGCCGCCGTGCTCGGTCCGGCCCTGTTCACCGGGGACCGGCCCACCGCTCCCCCGCCCGCCGAGACGCACGCGGCGGCCCGCAACCCCGTCGCCCCCGCCAACGCCGCCGGGAACTGGGTCGCCACCTGGACCACCGCGCCCGTCGGCGCGGAGCCGGGCACCGGCAACGGTCTTCCCGGCAGCACCATCCGTAACGTCGTGCACACCAGCGTCGGCGGGGACGCCGCCCGGATCACGCTCTCCAACCTGTTCGGGACCGCTCCGCTCCGCATAGACCGGGCCACGGTCAACACCCGCCCGGTGACGTTCGACGGCGCCTCCGCCGTCACCATCGCGGCGGGCAAGCGGGTCGTCAGCGACCCGGTCACCGTGCCGGTCGCCGCCGACTCCGACCTCCAGGTCAGCTTCCGCACCCCGCGCGCGAGCGGCCCGGTCACCTACCACCCGAACACCCACCAGACGTCCTACCTGGCCGACGACAAGGGCACCTGGTCCACCAACCGCTGGCGCTACCTGACCGCCGTGGACGTCCGCAACGAGGCCGCACCCGGCACCGTCGTCGTCATCGGGGACTCGCTGACGGCGGGCAGCGGCTCCACCACCGACGCCAACACCCGCTGGACCGACGTCCTCGCCGACCGGCTGGGCGGGCGGTACGGGGTCGCCAACGCGGGCATCGCGGGCAACCGGCTCCTCACCCAGGGCTCGGCGGGCCAGGCCGGGATCGTCCGGTTCGAGCGGGACGTGCTCTCGGTCGCCGGGGCGCACACCGTGATCGTGGCCCTCGGCATCAACGACGTACAGCAGGCGCCCCAGGAGCCCGACCCCCGACGCATCGTGGCCGGCCTGCGCGCCCTCACCGAGCAGGCACGGGCCCGGGGGCTGACGGTCGTCGGCGCGACGCTGACCCCGTTCGAGGGCTTCCCCACCTGGACGCCCGAGCGCAACGCCGTACGGCTGGCGGTCAACGAGGAGATCCGGGCGGGTTCGGTCTTCGACGCGTACGTCGACTTCGACGAGGCCGTACGCGACCCGTACGCGCCGAACCGGCTCCGCGCCGCGTACGACTCCGGCGACCACCTGCACTTCAACGACGCCGGGTACCGGGCGCTCGGCGAGCGGGTGGACCTGACGACCGTGGAGCGCCCCCGCACACCGGAGTCCGACGAGCTGTGAGGTGACGTACGCGGGTGGCGTACGGAGATGGGGCGTACGGGGGCGGGTGGGGCGAGTCGGCCCGGCGGCCCGGAAGGGGGCGGCCGAGGTCAGCCCAGCTCCTTGCGGCCGCCGCTCTCCCCCGGGCCCTCCAGCCGTCGGCGCTCGCGGACCGCCCGCTCGGCCTGCTCGATCTCCTCGGCCTCCTTCAGCCGACGGAGCTCCGCCTTGGTCCGCTTGCGCTCCACGCCGACGCCGCCCATCAGGGCGAAGCCGGTGATCCGTACGCGCGGGGCGTCCGGGGCGGGCTCGCCGTCCTCGTTCGAACCCTCGCCGAACCCGCCCATGATGCCGACACCCCGGACATCCACGTTCAGCTCCGGCGGGGCCGTCACATGGACGCCTCCCATGATCGCGAAGCAGCGGATGACGATCTCCCCGTCCTCGAAGTTCGCCTCGCGCAGGTCGATCTCACCGCCGCCCCACATCGCGAACGCGGTGAACTTCCGGCCCACCGTCCAGCGGCCCTTCCGGTTGAAACCGCCCCAGAACGCGAACGCGCCCTTGGAGGTCGCGGTGCCGCCGATCCGCGCGGGCCAGCTCGCGGCGGACCCCCGCAGCGGGACGGGGGCGGCGGAGCCCACCGGGGCCACCGCCGTGCCGGGGGCCGGGAGGTCCTGGACGAGCGGCTCCAACTCCCCGTGTGTACGGGCCTTGTAGGCCGATTCGAGCCGCTGCTCGAACTCGTCCATATCCAGTCGGCCCTCGGCCACGGCTTCTCTCAGCGACTCGGCGATCCGCTCACGATCGGCATCGGAAGCGCGCATGTCCGGACGTTCACTTGTCATACCGCGCAGCCTATTGAACAGATCCGCTCCCGGCACAGACCCGCAGGCCATGGACCTGCGGGCATCCCCCGGAAGGGCACCTCGCCGATCCGCCCGGAGGACACCCTCACGGCGCCGCCTCGTACATCTTCGCGATCACGGCCTCGATGTCCGGCTCCCGCACCGACAGGTCCAGCAGCGGGTACTCCGCCGCGATCCGCGCCACCAGCGGGGCGGCCGACATGGAGGCGGGGAAGGCCAGCCACTGGCGTACGCCCTCCACCCTGACCGCCCGCAGAACCGGACCGGACCCCGCCCCGGACCCAGACCCCGGAGCCGATCCCGCCCCCGACCCCGACCCCGGTCCCGGTCCGTCGGACGCCAGCTCGATCGGCGGGAGTTCACGCTCCAGGTCCACCACGAGCATCCGCTCGCTCTCCCCCACCGCATGGAGTCCGGCGACCGAACCGTCGTACATCAGACGGCCGTGGTCGATCACCATCACCCGGCGGCACAGCTGCTCGATATCGGTCAGGTCGTGGGTCGTCAGCAGGACCGTGGTCCCGCGATCCGCGTTCAACTCCTTGAGGAACTGGCGCACTTTGGCCTTCGAGACCACATCGAGCCCGATCGTCGGCTCGTCCAGGTAGAGCACCTCCGGATCGTGCAGCAGGGCCGCCGCGATGTCGCCGCGCATCCGCTGCCCCAGCGAGAGCTGCCGTACGGGGACGTCCAACAGTTCGCCCAGGTCCAGGAGTTCGACGCAGCGGTCCAGGTTCTCCCGGTAGCGGCGGTCCGGGACGCGGTACATGCGGTGCATCAGCCGGTACGAGTCGCGCAGCGGCAAGTCCCACCAGAGGGTGGTCCGTTGGCCGAAGACCACACCGATGCGATGGGCCAGGCGGGTACGTTCCCGGGAGGGGTCGATGCCCGCCACGCGCAGCCGGCCGCCGCTGGGGGTGAGGATGCCCGTCAGCATCTTGATCGTGGTCGACTTGCCTGCGCCGTTCGGGCCGATGTAGCCGACCATCTCGCCGCGCGCGACCTGGAAGCTGATGCCGTCCACGGCCCGGACCTCACGCCGCTCCCGGCGCAGCGGACCGGTCCTGCGGCGGACCTGGAAGACCTTCTCGACGCCGTCGAGGGTGATGAAACCCTCGCCGCCCGCGCCCGTACCGCCCACGCTCGCCGTGACCTGTCGTGCGAACCCGTCCACCGTGCCCAACTCCCTTTCCCTACCCTCAGCTTCCCGTACTCCGGTACGCCCGCAGCCCCGCCCGCCACGCGAGCCCCGCCAGCGCCCAGCACCCCGCCGCGACCGCCGGCGGCAGGAAGGCCACCCACTGCGGCAGGTCCAGCGGGTACTCCCGGCCCAGCACGTACAGCGCGGGCAGCCAGCTGACGAAGGCCAGCGGGACCACGAACGTCACCCCGCGCACCAGGTCCTTCGCGAAGATCGTCGGCGGGTACTGGAGCAGCGTCGTCCCGCCGTACGTGAAGGAGCTCTGCACCTCCGAGGCGTCCT carries:
- a CDS encoding methionine ABC transporter ATP-binding protein, with protein sequence MGTVDGFARQVTASVGGTGAGGEGFITLDGVEKVFQVRRRTGPLRRERREVRAVDGISFQVARGEMVGYIGPNGAGKSTTIKMLTGILTPSGGRLRVAGIDPSRERTRLAHRIGVVFGQRTTLWWDLPLRDSYRLMHRMYRVPDRRYRENLDRCVELLDLGELLDVPVRQLSLGQRMRGDIAAALLHDPEVLYLDEPTIGLDVVSKAKVRQFLKELNADRGTTVLLTTHDLTDIEQLCRRVMVIDHGRLMYDGSVAGLHAVGESERMLVVDLERELPPIELASDGPGPGSGSGAGSAPGSGSGAGSGPVLRAVRVEGVRQWLAFPASMSAAPLVARIAAEYPLLDLSVREPDIEAVIAKMYEAAP